From the genome of Phyllostomus discolor isolate MPI-MPIP mPhyDis1 chromosome 12, mPhyDis1.pri.v3, whole genome shotgun sequence, one region includes:
- the BNC1 gene encoding zinc finger protein basonuclin-1 → MAEAIGCTLNCSCQSFKPGKINHRQCEQCRHGWVAHALSKLRIPPVYPTSQVEIVQSSVVFDISSLMLYGTQAIPVRLKILLDRLFSVLTQDEVLRILHALDWTLQDYVRGYVLQDASGKVLDHWSIMTGEEEVATLQQFLRFGETKSIVELMAVQEKEEPSAALVPPPAANVDIRAFLESCGHRGSGDKGGPGGGVHPFESLINNMTFMLPFQFFNPVPPTLLGSLPEQYVLEPPGQDPGQDPRPEVHGAFPEGGFLASSSAPPFQVEKEPCLSCPEAVSSREDSAHASDSGSYHAVPKLERPPLSPEAKGKPERNSLGAKKGRVFCTACEKTFYDKGTLKIHYNAVHLKIKHKCTIEGCNMVFSSLRSRNRHSANPNPRLHMPMNRNNRDKDLRGSLSLATSESCKRAGFSAMTSPGCRPLPGCPGSGEDARSPAGAFPGVGQNGVLFPNLKTVQPVLPFYRSPATPAELANTPGLLPSLPLLSSSISEQLASSEAPFDALPKKKSRKSSMPIKIEKEAVEIAGERRHALSSDEDTPLQVVSEDEPEACSPRSDRALGERHAPCGRSGKPLPDGQRGCRLPSVIEPRGAISRTPERAAQDSERETEQKPELPTVPREAEDSGRDLHLPPGMEPCVSFPDFISLQQRLLAGGLLGALSTRGAAFPGFEDTKALEPPGPHASAARQKEEGRHQCDVCQKTFKNACGVKMHHKNMHGKETHACTVEGCSATFPSRRSRDRHSSNLSLHQKVLAPDPAESGEEHFRATYLLKDTAKDAYQDVAFAPQAAQTSVIFKGTSRMGSLVYPMAPGRGAGLESYSSGPPGEGTVLDLSTTSSMRSESSSHSSWDSDGASEEGAVLMEDSDGTCDGSSLVPGGDDEYPICVLMDRADQGLASLPPGLPITCHLCQKTYSNRGTFRAHYKTVHLRQLHKCKVPGCNTMFSSVRSRNRHSQNPNLHRSLASSPGALQ, encoded by the exons CCCTAAGCAAGCTGAGGATCCCCCCCGTGTACCCGACGAGCCAGGTGGAGATCGTCCAGTCCAGCGTGGTGTTCGACATCAGCAGCCTCATGCTCTACGGCACCCAGGCCATCCCCGTCCGCCTGAAAATCCTGCTGGACCGGCTCTTCAGCGTGCTGACGCAGGACGAGGTCCTGCGGATCCTGCACGCCCTGGACTGGACGCTGCAGGACTACGTCCGCGGCTACGTGCTGCAG GACGCGTCGGGGAAGGTGCTGGATCACTGGAGCATCATGACCGGCGAGGAGGAGGTGGCCACCCTGCAGCAGTTCCTGCGTTTCGGGGAGACCAAGTCCATCGTGGAGCTCATGGCGGtgcaggagaaggaggagccATCGGCGGCTCTCGTCCCGCCCCCCGCCGCCAACGTGGACATCAGGGCGTTCCTCGAGAGCTGCGGCCACAGGGGCTCCGGGGATAAGGGCGGCCCCGGCGGCGGCGTGCACCCCTTCGAGAGCCTCATCAACAACATGACGTTCATGCTGCCCTTCCAGTTCTTCAACCCAGTGCCGCCCACGCTACTGGGGTCCCTGCCGGAACAGTACGTGCTGGAGCCGCCGGGTCAGGACCCGGGTCAGGACCCCAGGCCGGAGGTCCACGGAGCCTTCCCCGAGGGCGGCTTCCTGGCTTCCAGCTCCGCCCCACCCTTCCAGGTGGAGAAGGAGCCGTGTCTGAGCTGTCCCGAGGCCGTCTCCAGCAGGGAGGACAGCGCCCATGCGAGCGACTCTGGCTCCTACCACGCGGTCCCCAAGCTGGAACGGCCGCCGCTGTCCCCCGAGGCCAAAGGGAAGCCCGAGCGGAACAGCCTGGGCGCCAAGAAGGGCCGGGTGTTCTGCACGGCCTGCGAGAAGACCTTCTACGACAAGGGCACGCTCAAGATCCACTACAACGCCGTGCACCTGAAGATCAAGCACAAGTGCACCATCGAGGGCTGCAACATGGTGTTCAGCTCCCTGCGGAGCCGGAACCGCCACAGTGCCAACCCTAACCCCCGGCTGCACATGCCCATGAACCGGAACAACAGGGACAAGGACCTGAGGGGCAGCCTGAGCCTGGCCACCTCAGAGAGCTGCAAGCGCGCCGGGTTCTCGGCCATGACGTCTCCGGGCTGCAGGCCGCTCCCCGGCTGCCCCGGTTCAGGCGAGGACGCCAGGAGCCCAGCAGGTGCCTTCCCGGGCGTCGGGCAGAACGGCGTACTCTTTCCCAACCTGAAGACGGTCCAGCCGGTGCTTCCCTTCTACCGCAGTCCGGCCACTCCGGCAGAGCTGGCCAACACGCCCGGGctgctgccctctctccccctgctgTCTTCCTCCATCTCCGAACAGCTGGCTTCCAGCGAAGCGCCGTTCGACGCCCTGCCCAAGAAGAAATCCCGCAAGTCCAGCATGCCCATCAAAATAGAGAAGGAGGCCGTGGAGATCGCTGGGGAGAGGAGGCACGCTCTCAGCTCGGACGAGGACACGCCCCTGCAGGTGGTCAGCGAGGATGAGCCGGAGGCCTGCAGCCCTCGGTCGGACAGGGCGCTGGGGGAGCGGCACGCACCGTGCGGACGCTCCGGGAAGCCCCTCCCCGACGGGCAGAGGGGCTGCCGCCTCCCATCGGTGATCGAGCCCAGGGGAGCCATCAGCAGGACCCCTGAGCGGGCTGCACAGGACTCGGAGAGGGAGACGGAGCAGAAGCCGGAGCTGCCCACGGTGCCCAGGGAGGCGGAGGACAGTGGCCGGGACCTCCACCTCCCCCCCGGGATGGAGCCCTGTGTCTCCTTCCCAGACTTCATCAGCCTGCAGCAGCGTCTGCTGGCCGGCGGGCTCCTCGGCGCCCTGTCCACCCGGGGGGCGGCCTTCCCTGGCTTCGAGGACACTAAGGCACTGGAGCCCCCGGGCCCGCACGCGTCGGCGGcgaggcagaaggaggagggccGCCACCAGTGCGATGTCTGCCAGAAGACCTTCAAGAACGCCTGCGGCGTGAAGATGCACCACAAGAACATGCACGGCAAGGAGACACACGCATGCACGGTGGAGGGCTGCTCGGCCACCTTCCCCTCCCGCAGGAGCAGGGACAG GCACAGCTCGAACCTGAGCCTCCACCAGAAAGTCCTGGCCCCAGACCCCGCGGAGAGTGGCGAGGAGCACTTCCGGGCCACATACCTCCTCAAAGACACGGCCAAGGACGCCTACCAGGACGTGGCCTTCGCACCGCAGGCCGCCCAGACATCCGTCATCTTCAAGGGCACCAGCCGGATGGGCAGCCTGGTCTACCCGATGGCCCCCGGGCGCGGCGCCGGCCTGGAGAGCTACAGCTCGGGGCCGCCCGGTGAGGGCACCGTCCTGGACTTGAGCACGACCTCGAGCATGAGGTCAGAGAGCAGCAGCCACTCCTCGTGGGACTCGGACGGGGCCAGCGAGGAGGGTGCGGTGCTCATGGAGGACAGCGACGGGACCTGCGACGGCTCGAGCCTCGTCCCTGGCGGGGATGACGAGTACCCCATCTGTGTCCTGATGGACAGGGCCGACCAGGGCCTGGCCAGCCTGCCCCCCGGGCTGCCCATCACCTGCCACCTCTGCCAAAAGACGTACAGCAACCGAGGGACCTTCAGGGCACACTACAAAACCGTGCACCTCCGCCAGCTGCACAAGTGCAAGGTCCCGGGCTGCAACACCATGTTCTCGTCCGTGCGCAGCCGGAACCGGCACAGCCAGAACCCCAACCTGCACAGGAGCCTGGCGTCCTCCCCCGGTGCCCTGCAGTGA